The sequence below is a genomic window from Granulicatella elegans.
TTCACCGATTCGTCGTTATCCAGACTTAATTGTCCATCGTATGATTCGTCAATACGAAGGCAGTGGAAATTTCTTATCGAAGCAACAAGAGGAATTGAATGCTTCTAATTTAGAGAGAATTGCGGATCAATCGAGCAAAATGGAACGTTTAGCAGTTCAAGCAGAACGTGAAGTAGATGCGATGAAAAAAGCTGAATTTATGGCAGATAAGATTGGACAAGAGTTTGAAGGGATTGTTAGTTCTGTAACCAAATTCGGAATGTTTGTAGAATTGTCAAATACCGTAGAAGGTTTAGTGCATATTACGCATATGAATCAAGATTACTTTAACTTTATTGAAAGTCATATGGTTTTAATTGGTGAGAGAACAGGAGTGACTTATCGAATTGGAGATCGTGTTAAAGTAAAATTAATTAAAGTCGATGTAGAAGCACATGAAATTGATTTTATTTTATCAACAGATAATGCAGATTTGATTACTCAAAATAAACGTCCTTCTAAAGGGAAAGAAGCGCCTAAGAAAGTTGCGAAAAAAGAAAGCAGAAGTAAAAAATCGAAGAAGTCTTCTAAAAATAAAGGAAGACAACAGTTTAAAGCGCAAGCAAAGCAAAAGCGTAGAAAAAACATTCGTAAGGAGAATTCGGATGCCAAAAGGAACAGATAATAAAGTTTTAGCGCAAAATCGTAAGGCAAATCATGATTATACGATTTTAGATACGATTGAAGCAGGTTTAGTGTTAACGGGAACGGAGATTAAATCGGTTCGTCAAGCTAGAATGAATTTGAAAGATGGTTATTGTAGTTTTAAAAATGGGGAAGCCTTTTTAGTAGGGGTTCACATTAGTCCGTTTGAGCAGGGGAATATTTTCAATCATGATCCGCTTCGTACGAGAAAGTTGTTATTGCATAAGAAGCAGATTCAGATGCTTGAGCAAGAGGTAAGACAGGCGGGAAATACGGTTGTTCCATTGAAGGTTTATATTAAAAATGGGGTTGCCAAGCTTTTGATTGGGATTGCTAAAGGTAAGAAAAACTATGATAAGCGTGAAGCGTTAAAACAAAAAGATATAAAACGAGATGTACAGAGAGAGTTAAAAAACTATCGTTAACTACGAAAGACTGTTCTTTTGTTGCAAGGGCGGCGGCAGCCTCGTTAAAACGAGTCTCTAATCCTACTACGGGAAGTCTTTTCTTGTGAACGTTTATTTGTTGGAGTATGTTAATAAAATAGATTTTGCATGAAAGTAGCGGTTGTACGTTTCCTGTTAATGCCACCCCATAAACTTTTATTCGTACAAAAAAATAAAAATACAACGGCCTTTTCAAGTAGCTTTGGTAAAGGAAACTGTCGCAACAGTTTCTATTACTGAAAAATTTGAGACCGAGGCTCAAATTTTAGCCGAGAGATTCGCTTGCGAAACTACTGGCGTCCATTGCAACAACTCCAAAAGTCCGTTGTAGTTTAATTTGGTTAAAACTGAAAATACCCTTTTCATAAAATTTACATTGCTTACATTGTTGGAAGTAGTTGACAAGTCTCTTGTTTTCTTTTATCTTAAGTATGCAAACCGGTTCCACAGCTGGTTCCGAATTAAAAAAGAAAGGATAGTTCAACATGAATTATGATGTAATTGCAAAAGAAGTCCTTGAAAATATCGGAGGACGTGAAAATGTTAAATCTGTCGCACACTGTGCAACACGCTTAAGAATTATGGTTTTAGACGAATCAAAAATCAACAAAGAAGCGATTGACCAATTAGAAGGAGTAAAAGGCGCATTCTTTAACTCAGGTCAATACCAAATTATTTTTGGAACAGGAACAGTCAATAAAGTCTATGAAGCTGTTGCCCGCTTAGGAGTAGCAGAATCTTCAACAGCACAAATGAAAGAAGAAGCAAAAAAACAAGGAAATTTATTCCAAAGAATGAGTAGAACATTCGGAGACGTATTCGTTCCAATTATCCCCGTCTTAGTAGCAACAGGATTATTCATGGGATTACGTGGATTATTAACAAACCCAATTTTCTTAGGATTATTCGGAATGACACCTGACGTCATCGATAAAAACATCTTATTATACACACAAGTATTAACAGATACTGCTTTTGCTTTCTTGCCAGCCTTAGTGGCTTGGTCAACTTTTAAAGTGTTTGGCGGATCACCAGTACTTGGAATTGTTTTAGGATTAATGTTAGTCAATAGTGCTTTACCAAACGCTTATGTAGTAGCTGCAGGTGGAGCAGAGCCAATCGTATTCTTTGGATTCATTAAAGTAGTAGGTTACCAAGGGACAGTCTTACCAGCATTCTTCGTTGGGATGATTGGTGCTAAATTAGAAAAATGGTTACGTACAAAAGTTCCAGATGCATTAGATTTATTAGTAACACCATTCTTAACATTCTTAGTAATGAGTATTCTTGGATTATTCATTATTGGACCATTTTTCCACTCGGTTGAAACAGTCGTATTAAATGCAACTAAATTTGTTTTACAATTACCATTTGGTTTAGCAGGAATTATTATCGGTGGATTACAACAAGTTATCGTTGTTACTGGAGTTCACCATATCTTTAATTTCTTAGAAACACAATTATTACAATCTTCAAAAATTGCTACAGGTGTGGAATTAAATCCATTTAATCCAATTATCTCAGCAGCAATGGCTGCACAAGTAGGAGCAACATTAGCAGTTGCCTTCAAAACAACAGATACAAAATTAAAAGCTCTAGCATTACCATCAGCATTCTCAGCTGCATTAGGAATTACAGAGCCAGCAATTTTCGGGGTTAACTTACGTTTTGGTAAACCATTTGTAATGGGATTAATCGGAGGAGCTACAGGAGGTTTCTTAGCAGCTTTATTCCAATTAAAAGCAACAGGTATGTCTGTAACAGTATTACCAGGGATGTTATTATTCTTAAATAGCCAATTCCCATTATATGTACTAGCAATCGCGGTTGCATTTGCAGTAAGTTTTGGATTAACCTATACAATCGGTTATAGCGACGATATGTTGAAAAAATAAAATGTAAAAAAGAAAGTCGAAGCGTCGCACGATGGCTTCGACTTTTATGTAGATGAGGAGTATCAATGAGTTTAATAAGAAAGAGTAATACTGGAAAATATGGCTTAGTGTATCATATTGTTCCTCCTTATGGATTAATGAATGATCCAAATGGATTAATTTATTTTAAAGGACAATATCACGTATTTTTCCAATGGAATCCAACGGATACAAAGCATGCGAATAAACATTGGGGACATCTTGTTTCTGACGATATGATTCAATGGAAAAGAGTAGAACTAGCATTAGCTCCAGACCAATGGTTCGATAAAAATGGCGTTTATTCTGGTAGTGCATATGTTCATCAAAATCAATTATGGTTATTTTATACAGGAAATGTAAAAGATGAAGAAGGAAATGCTTCTAGTTATCAATGTTTAGCTGTGTCAGAAGATGGCATTCATTTTGAAAAAAAGGGGTCATTATTCGAACATCCGAAAGGTTATACAAGACATGTTCGTGATCCAAAAGTTTGGTATGATGCACGTGTGGATCATTACTGGATGGTTGTAGGCGCTCAAACGGAAGATTTAAAAGGCGATACATTAGTGTATCGTTCAGAAGATTTACTTCATTGGGCACTGAATAGTTCGATTAGTACGGAAGAAAAAGACTTCGGTTATATGTGGGAATGCCCAGATGTCATTCCATTTGAAGAAAAGGATGCGTTTATTTATTCGCCACAAGGAATCAAAGCTCAAGGAGAACGTTTTAATAATTTATACCAAACTGTAGTGCAATTAGGACAGTTTACACTTGATGGAAAATTCATTGTAGAAGAGGACAACTTAATTGAAGTAGATGCTGGATTTGATTATTATGCTCCGCAAAGTTTCCAAGCAGAAGATGGTCGAATTCTTCAATATGGTTGGATGGGAATTCCAGAAGGAAAAGAAGGACTGATTCCAACAATTCAAGATGGCTGGATTCATGCCTTAACAATTCCACGTGAAGTATCCGTTCAAAATGGAAAATACCTTCAAAAACCTGCACATGAATTATGGAATCTAACAACTAATGTACAAAAAATTCAATGGAATACGACTCGTTTTGAATCGGTCTTTTCTTCACCAGCACAAGTGTGGACAGTGAATTGGAAAGAAGCTGTTCAAGATACATTAATGATTCAATTACGCAATGAAATTTTTATTCAATATGATGCAGAAACTCAAGTATTATCTGTCAGTCGTACTGATTGGGAAACAGGAGAAAAAGAAATAAGAGAAAGAACCTTACAATCTCCATTACAACATCTAAATGCATGGATGGATTATTCAAGTTTAGAATTATTTGTGAATGAAGGAGAAGAAGTATTCACGCTTCGATTCTTTACAAAGGAAGATTCTTTAGACTTCCTGGTTCAGCAAACGGTTGAGCAAGAAATGGAGATAGAAGTTTATAGTATGAAGGAAAGTGGATTTATCTGTGAATTGTTAAGTTAAGTGCGACAAATACTAAACGATTCTGTCATTTAAAATAGACTTTGGTTATAGATTTCTAATAAATATACTATCTCTAGAGGAGGCGTGCCAAATTTTTGGCGCGTTTTTTCTTTTCAAATTATTTTGGGTTGGTGAATAAGAACTACAACAAAAAGCTCAGCTATGAAAAAACGGCTGTTTTTTTTGAGTTTAAATATTTAAACTGTCATAAACGGATTGTTTCATTTCTGA
It includes:
- the smpB gene encoding SsrA-binding protein SmpB; translation: MPKGTDNKVLAQNRKANHDYTILDTIEAGLVLTGTEIKSVRQARMNLKDGYCSFKNGEAFLVGVHISPFEQGNIFNHDPLRTRKLLLHKKQIQMLEQEVRQAGNTVVPLKVYIKNGVAKLLIGIAKGKKNYDKREALKQKDIKRDVQRELKNYR
- a CDS encoding glycoside hydrolase family 32 protein, coding for MSLIRKSNTGKYGLVYHIVPPYGLMNDPNGLIYFKGQYHVFFQWNPTDTKHANKHWGHLVSDDMIQWKRVELALAPDQWFDKNGVYSGSAYVHQNQLWLFYTGNVKDEEGNASSYQCLAVSEDGIHFEKKGSLFEHPKGYTRHVRDPKVWYDARVDHYWMVVGAQTEDLKGDTLVYRSEDLLHWALNSSISTEEKDFGYMWECPDVIPFEEKDAFIYSPQGIKAQGERFNNLYQTVVQLGQFTLDGKFIVEEDNLIEVDAGFDYYAPQSFQAEDGRILQYGWMGIPEGKEGLIPTIQDGWIHALTIPREVSVQNGKYLQKPAHELWNLTTNVQKIQWNTTRFESVFSSPAQVWTVNWKEAVQDTLMIQLRNEIFIQYDAETQVLSVSRTDWETGEKEIRERTLQSPLQHLNAWMDYSSLELFVNEGEEVFTLRFFTKEDSLDFLVQQTVEQEMEIEVYSMKESGFICELLS